The Solanum lycopersicum chromosome 6, SLM_r2.1 genome has a window encoding:
- the LOC104648101 gene encoding uncharacterized protein: protein MEYPLYGSYWPQSARPGYSSNMRGIPVQSIHQKPAGIKQASKVVQIPVHFVSSDPERSVLASATKKPEPDRSGSALKIQKVFRGFLVRKSVKKIKLIRKEVEDVERKLLCRETAELICRDERERLRVNETLMSLLFKLDSIRGVDSGVRECRKAVIRKAIYLQEKVDCIVAAANQIAAEEENQSDELSEPVNQTGDIPNSTGKQDEDGKLTNQNELCHLSEQSVDVETQAASNDEKTPIEGEHDVAPLNEKRGGLQEVKQETDCPMLECVEESVERGEVGDLIEVVEDVNENENENETRSHKFEGGEESRRNRELLEKMVEKNENMMRMMTELCHKNELQTRMLNSLAQRVDQLEKTFLCDRLKTKKKKRHTA from the coding sequence ATGGAGTATCCATTATACGGAAGCTATTGGCCCCAGTCAGCTCGCCCTGGCTATTCCTCAAACATGAGAGGAATTCCAGTGCAATCGATTCACCAGAAACCTGCCGGAATCAAGCAGGCCTCCAAGGTTGTTCAGATTCCGGTCCATTTCGTTAGTTCGGATCCCGAGCGGTCCGTTTTGGCCTCGGCGACAAAGAAACCTGAGCCGGATAGGTCCGGTTCAGCGTTGAAGATCCAGAAGGTATTCAGAGGCTTTTTGGTGAGAAAAAGCGtgaagaaaatcaagttgatacgAAAAGAGGTGGAAGATGTTGAGCGGAAGCTTTTGTGTAGAGAAACGGCGGAGTTGATTTGTAGAGATGAAAGGGAAAGGTTGCGGGTGAATGAGACGCTGATGTCTCTGCTTTTCAAGTTGGACTCCATTCGTGGAGTTGATTCCGGTGTTAGGGAGTGCAGAAAGGCTGTGATTAGAAAGGCCATCTATTTGCAAGAGAAAGTCGACTGCATTGTTGCTGCTGCAAATCAAATTGCAGCTGAAGAGGAGAATCAATCCGATGAACTCTCTGAACCAGTCAATCAGACCGGAGACATCCCCAATTCAACAGGAAAACAGGATGAAGATGGAAAATTGACAAATCAGAATGAACTTTGTCATCTGTCAGAGCAGAGTGTGGATGTAGAAACTCAAGCAGCATCAAATGATGAGAAAACACCCATAGAGGGTGAACACGATGTAGCACCGCTGAATGAGAAGCGTGGAGGATTGCAGGAGGTGAAGCAGGAAACGGACTGTCCAATGCTCGAATGTGTGGAGGAAAGTGTGGAGAGAGGTGAAGTTGGGGATTTGATCGAAGTAGTTGAGGATGTGAATGAGAATGAGAATGAGAATGAAACAAGGTCACACAAGTTTGAAGGGGGAGAAGAGAGTAGAAGAAACCGAGAGTTGTTGGAGAAAATGGTGGAGAAGAATGAGAATATGATGAGAATGATGACTGAACTGTGCCACAAAAATGAACTACAAACACGAATGCTGAATTCGCTGGCACAGAGAGTGGATCAATTAGAGAAAACTTTCTTATGTGATAGGTTgaagacaaagaagaagaagaggcaCACTGCTTGA